In a genomic window of Mycolicibacterium neoaurum VKM Ac-1815D:
- a CDS encoding SDR family oxidoreductase, giving the protein MTQYEKQEAACGTESRRRVALVTGASRGIGAQVARELGARGLHVVINYREKAKRAWAVVDEIRAAGGHATAIGADVCENTQVQALLATINHRFGVLDVLVLNASGGLERGADSGYAMRLNRDAQCELVTRALPQMPAGARIVFVTSHQAHFSPGRPVPAGYEPIAASKRAGEDALLAVKPALAERGIALKVVSGDMIDGTIIVRLLHRKDPAAVEARRDHGPLPTVEEFATAIADAALQPDVADTTFVGGADYRW; this is encoded by the coding sequence ATGACTCAATACGAGAAACAAGAGGCTGCTTGCGGTACCGAGTCGCGACGACGTGTTGCTTTGGTGACGGGTGCCTCCCGCGGTATCGGGGCTCAGGTCGCGCGAGAACTCGGCGCCCGCGGTCTGCACGTGGTGATCAACTACCGCGAGAAGGCGAAACGGGCCTGGGCTGTGGTCGACGAGATTCGAGCTGCAGGCGGTCATGCCACCGCGATAGGGGCTGACGTCTGCGAGAACACACAGGTTCAGGCACTGCTCGCTACGATCAACCACCGATTCGGGGTTCTCGATGTGTTGGTGCTCAACGCCTCCGGCGGGCTGGAGCGCGGTGCGGACTCGGGCTACGCCATGCGATTGAATCGCGATGCGCAATGCGAGTTGGTCACCCGTGCGCTGCCGCAGATGCCGGCGGGAGCGCGGATCGTGTTTGTCACCAGCCACCAGGCACATTTCTCTCCCGGTCGACCGGTACCCGCGGGATACGAACCGATCGCGGCGAGCAAACGTGCGGGTGAAGATGCGCTGCTTGCCGTCAAACCCGCACTTGCAGAACGCGGAATCGCCTTGAAGGTGGTGTCGGGGGACATGATCGATGGAACCATCATCGTCCGGCTCTTGCACCGCAAGGACCCCGCCGCGGTGGAAGCCCGCCGTGATCACGGGCCATTGCCCACCGTCGAAGAGTTCGCCACTGCCATTGCCGACGCAGCACTACAACCCGACGTTGCCGACACTACTTTCGTCGGTGGCGCCGACTACCGATGGTGA